In Sulfurisphaera javensis, a single genomic region encodes these proteins:
- a CDS encoding M20/M25/M40 family metallo-hydrolase, with amino-acid sequence MFNEEERKYFLSKLIDFLKIPSVSATGEGIREASSWLKEFMKELGIKSEIVETNGHPVIYGEINNGGNKTLLVYNHYDVQPVDPLNEWKYPPFSATIDGDYIYARGASDNKGTLMARLLALTKYKGNLNFKFVIEGEEEIGSIHLPEFVEKNKEKLNADGVIMEGAGLDSKGRPMIVLGVKGLVYVEIIVKTGERDVHSSNAPVIYNPVWELIKILNSIYDGEKVKLRGFYDNIEKLPLETERLLESYDLDIETFKKSLGAYELKYKDKESVVYSLFTEPTCNIDGIVARYIGEGSKTIVPSIAKVKIDFRLVPNQDPVKIYNLLVDHLNHFKNVKIINHGLEKPVRTSPNTKIVKAMVSSAIKVYQTDPVILPNSAGTQPMGVFYDLGIREIVSAIGVGTPSSNAHAPNENIKIENFYKAIQHSLEFYKEYEKE; translated from the coding sequence ATGTTTAATGAAGAAGAAAGGAAATATTTTCTTTCAAAATTAATTGATTTCCTAAAAATACCCTCAGTTTCAGCTACTGGAGAAGGAATAAGAGAAGCTTCAAGTTGGTTAAAAGAGTTTATGAAAGAATTAGGAATAAAAAGTGAGATTGTAGAAACTAATGGTCATCCGGTGATTTATGGTGAAATAAACAACGGTGGTAATAAAACGCTTTTAGTTTATAATCATTACGACGTACAACCAGTTGATCCTTTAAATGAGTGGAAATATCCACCATTTTCAGCAACTATAGATGGAGATTATATTTATGCAAGGGGTGCTTCAGACAATAAAGGTACATTAATGGCAAGACTTTTAGCTTTAACTAAATACAAGGGCAACCTTAACTTTAAGTTTGTAATAGAAGGGGAAGAAGAGATTGGAAGTATCCATTTACCAGAATTTGTCGAAAAGAATAAGGAGAAGCTTAATGCTGATGGAGTAATTATGGAAGGTGCTGGATTAGATTCGAAGGGTAGACCTATGATAGTTCTTGGAGTAAAAGGGCTGGTATACGTGGAAATAATAGTCAAGACTGGAGAAAGAGATGTTCATTCTTCTAATGCCCCAGTAATATATAATCCAGTTTGGGAGTTAATCAAAATACTTAATTCAATTTATGATGGTGAAAAAGTGAAATTAAGAGGATTTTATGATAATATAGAGAAACTCCCTTTAGAGACAGAGAGATTATTAGAAAGTTATGATCTTGATATAGAGACTTTTAAGAAATCATTAGGTGCTTATGAACTTAAGTATAAGGATAAAGAATCAGTAGTTTACTCACTTTTTACTGAACCAACTTGTAATATTGATGGTATTGTTGCAAGATATATTGGTGAAGGGAGCAAAACAATAGTACCATCTATAGCTAAAGTGAAAATAGATTTCAGACTTGTTCCTAATCAAGACCCTGTTAAAATATATAACTTATTAGTAGATCATTTAAATCATTTTAAGAACGTAAAGATTATCAATCATGGTTTAGAAAAACCAGTCAGAACTAGTCCAAACACAAAAATAGTTAAGGCTATGGTGAGTTCTGCTATAAAGGTTTACCAGACAGATCCAGTTATTTTACCAAACTCTGCTGGTACACAACCTATGGGTGTATTTTATGATTTAGGAATAAGGGAAATAGTAAGTGCAATAGGCGTTGGAACTCCCTCGTCAAATGCTCATGCTCCAAATGAGAACATAAAAATTGAAAACTTTTATAAAGCAATTCAACACTCCTTAGAATTTTATAAAGAATATGAAAAAGAATGA
- a CDS encoding putative peptidoglycan binding domain-containing protein — translation MRVDDHKEPLKELERILNLWIATFVEEEMVNVKDYEDIISSALAKLGYKSLKEWIEINNFEGKYTGDRIGKSVLNVLISQAESLK, via the coding sequence ATAAGAGTTGATGACCATAAAGAACCGTTAAAGGAATTAGAGAGAATACTTAACTTATGGATAGCCACTTTTGTAGAAGAAGAAATGGTAAATGTGAAAGACTATGAGGATATAATTTCATCAGCGTTAGCTAAACTAGGTTATAAATCTTTAAAAGAGTGGATAGAAATAAATAATTTTGAAGGAAAATATACTGGAGATAGAATAGGTAAAAGCGTTCTAAACGTGTTAATTTCTCAAGCAGAAAGCTTGAAATAG